From Microplitis mediator isolate UGA2020A chromosome 11, iyMicMedi2.1, whole genome shotgun sequence, one genomic window encodes:
- the LOC130677376 gene encoding uncharacterized protein LOC130677376 has protein sequence MQSFLVVISFVILLTDEVHSWRISGNNTTKTPTSTTPICDCNPDSIIDPRAPNYDPLMTRVGFLPKVWQIETIMTVKEIEALTNNIDEKLSEYLSDTSHYRLQPFGKNVSSLDLRNLPKVVLLKPTLLDDNSKVAKTFTTNDSTVEIKSFLERSPPSIDNVWMTFNSHSSEPMVYIKVDTNWPIAKDFHNGRMRMIFNAVPVYF, from the exons ATGCAGTCGTTCTTAGTCGTTATTTCT TTCGTCATTTTATTAACGGATGAGGTTCATTCGTGGAGAATTTCAGGAAATAACACAACAAAAACTCCAACAAGCACTACGCCAATTTGTGATTGTAATCCAGATTCAATCATTGATCCAAGAGCTCCAAATTATGATCCCTTAATGACTCGTGTTGGATTTCTTCCAAAGGTATGGCAAATAGAAACAATTATGACAGTCAAAGAAATAGAAGCATTGACAAATAACATTGATGAAAAGTTAAGTGAATATTTGAGTGATACAAGTCATTATAGATTACAACCTTTTGGTAAAAACGTAAGTTCTCTCGATCTGCGTAATTTACCAAAAGTTGTTTTATTAAAACCAACGCTTCTGGATGATAACTCAAAAGTAGCTAAAACATTTACGACAAATGACTCCACTGTGGAAATTAAATCATTCCTCGAGAGGTCACCTCCATCAATTGATAATGTTTGGATGACTTTTAATTCCCATAGTTCAGAACCTATGGTATATATTAAAGTAGATACAAATTGGCCGATTGCGAAAGATTTTCATAATGGAAGAATGAGAATGATATTCAACGCGGTTCctgtgtatttttaa
- the LOC130677386 gene encoding uncharacterized protein LOC130677386, which produces MKLKLLLLFLGTLATSSKSEPLRIQQQNYNSQNFPQDGSANNFGNYYPNSEGISSTFQHQEITPTNDHGPFNSNHGSRNSIPNYRSNQGPTLEPSNSGYGSRGSDPSLGPVAQPGYHNYGSQGSVSGNRYNQGPINGQIPNLGSIDNAPTSGANYPAESIPEPRYPQDGSQAASGFGLNQGLPTRPEKSNYGSQGSIPGYRYNQGPINGQNPHSGFQDYTPTSESNFPGESSRGLRHPQDGSQAASGFGLNQGLPGSPEKSNYGSQGSIPGYRYNQGPINGQNPHSGFQDNAPTSRANYPEESTPEPRYPQDGSQAAPGFGLNHGLPGSPEKSNYGSRGSSPGFSSNQEPISGQNSHHGSQDNVPTFGPNYPTGPTRSRNPPNNFQAPSPGSGFNGGQLTEPENSGYGSQSSFPASKPSYDSEPTLQPGNSNDGFGSNQGPVARPPNPYDGSQGSSSNSRPTSWRGSNTWGSGRHGSRSSLPNTRYGWYSSTNPWTTSDGVDFSSAHFGSDVSSTQNFPIFWEVETLEDYDPNAVEKNAELFDRYRGRNRWKLRPLETGFDSNDDFRPQNVHLVFAGAAVDNSKSILHPTVNGENAVMYSFYELARPTIDDTVLTYNSNTRDAPIYIKPDPRKRVTSYIHNGKLIIRFSVRRVYS; this is translated from the exons ATGAAATTAAAGTTGCTGTTGCTG TTCCTAGGAACATTGGCGACAAGTTCAAAATCTGAACCATTGCGGATTCAacaacaaaattataattcacaaaattttccACAAGATGGATCTGCTAATAATTTTGGTAATTACTACCCAAATTCAGAAGGAATTTCCTCAACATTCCAACATCAAGAGATAACCCCTACGAACGATCATGGACCATTCAATTCTAATCATGGATCCCGAAATTCCATTCCAAATTATCGATCTAATCAAGGACCAACATTGGAACCAAGTAATTCAGGTTACGGCTCCCGAGGTTCTGACCCAAGCTTGGGACCAGTAGCTCAACCAGGATATCATAATTATGGCTCTCAAGGTTCTGTTTCGGGGAATCGATATAATCAAGGACCAATCAACGGACAGATTCCTAATTTGGGCTCTATAGATAATGCTCCCACCTCTGGAGCTAATTATCCTGCAGAATCAATACCTGAACCTAGATATCCTCAGGATGGCTCCCAAGCCGCTTCTGGTTTCGGATTGAATCAGGGATTACCAACTCGCCCTGAGAAATCTAATTATGGCTCTCAAGGTTCCATTCCGGGCTATCGATACAACCAAGGACCGATAAACGGACAGAATCCTCATTCCGGCTTTCAAGATTATACTCCCACCTCTGAATCTAATTTCCCCGGAGAATCGAGCCGTGGGCTTCGACATCCTCAGGATGGCTCTCAAGCTGCTTCTGGTTTCGGATTGAATCAGGGATTACCAGGTAGCCCTGAGAAATCTAATTATGGCTCTCAAGGTTCCATTCCGGGCTATCGATACAACCAAGGACCGATAAACGGACAGAATCCTCATTCCGGCTTTCAAGATAATGCTCCCACCTCTAGAGCTAATTATCCTGAGGAATCAACACCTGAACCTAGATATCCTCAGGATGGCTCTCAAGCTGCTCCTGGTTTCGGATTGAATCACGGACTACCAGGTAGCCCTGAGAAATCTAATTATGGCTCTCGAGGGTCTTCTCCGGGGTTTAGTTCTAATCAGGAACCGATAAGCGGACAGAATTCTCATCATGGCTCTCAAGATAATGTTCCTACTTTTGGACCAAATTATCCCACCGGTCCTACTAGATCCAGAAATCCGCCTAACAACTTTCAAGCTCCATCTCCTGGTTCTGGATTCAATGGGGGACAACTGACTGAACCAGAGAATTCAGGCTACGGCTCTCAAAGTTCTTTTCCTGCTTCAAAACCTAGTTATGATTCTGAACCAACACTCCAACCCGGAAATTCTAATGATGGTTTCGGTTCAAATCAGGGACCAGTTGCTCGTCCTCCAAATCCTTATGATGGCTCTCAAGGTAGTTCCTCTAATTCAAGACCTACTTCGTGGAGAGGATCAAATACATGGGGCAGTGGTCGTCATGGCTCCAGAAGTTCTCTTCCTAACACTAGATATGGATGGTATTCATCGACAAACCCCTGGACCACATCTGACGGCGTTGACTTCTCTTCGGCACATTTCGGCTCTGATGTGAGTTCTACCCAAAATTTTCCGATATTTTGGGAAGTTGAAACATTAGAAGACTATGACCCGAATGCGGTAGAAAAAAATGCAGAATTATTCGATCGTTATCGTGGTAGAAATCGTTGGAAATTACGACCACTTGAAACCGGTTTTGATTCTAATGATGACTTTCGCCCACAAAACGTTCATCTGGTGTTCGCAGGAGCTGCTGTAGATAACAGTAAATCAATATTACATCCCACAGTAAATGGCGAAAATGCGGTCATGTACTCATTTTATGAGTTGGCTCGTCCGACAATTGATGATACAGTACTAACTTACAATTCCAATACTCGGGATGCTCCAATATATATTAAACCGGACCCACGTAAGAGAGTGACTAGTTATATTCACAATGGAAAACTGATAATAAGATTTTCCGTCCGTCGTGTTTATTCTTAA